A stretch of Paludisphaera borealis DNA encodes these proteins:
- a CDS encoding sodium-dependent bicarbonate transport family permease, with amino-acid sequence MLEDFWHNFKHNLFKPLLLFFYLGFLVPILKVHFEFPYVMYQALTIYLLIAIGWHGGEELAHLDPGQIKSIVGFIGVGFLTNTVIGILAYMILSATTRMRRIDKATVAGYYGSDSAGTFVTTLGVLATAHVVYDAYMPVMLAVMEIPGCLVALYLVARLRHSGMDPLGNMPEEAGYEPNARPIKHVVDTGHGEGGGHDVESRPEEEMSLEKMEHPDANGGHPNKKTPIFTGKLLHEVFLNTGLYLLFGGIVIGLISGIQGPEVTRADDSFFVTLFQGILCLFLLEMGMTASRKLKDLKTAGWAFVAYGILAPNLFATIGILVAHTYAWATGTHFEPGTYVLFAVLCGSSSYIAVPAVQRLAIPEASPTLPLAASLGLTFSYNVTIGIPVYMEIAKAVTRSFPLA; translated from the coding sequence ATCCTCGAAGACTTCTGGCACAACTTCAAGCACAACCTGTTCAAGCCTCTGCTGCTGTTCTTCTACCTCGGGTTCCTGGTCCCGATCCTGAAGGTCCACTTCGAATTCCCGTACGTGATGTACCAGGCGCTCACGATCTACCTGCTGATCGCCATCGGCTGGCACGGCGGCGAGGAGCTGGCGCACCTCGACCCAGGTCAGATCAAGTCGATCGTCGGCTTTATAGGCGTGGGCTTCCTCACGAACACGGTCATCGGCATCCTCGCCTACATGATCCTCTCGGCGACGACCCGGATGCGGCGGATCGACAAGGCGACCGTGGCGGGGTATTACGGCTCGGACTCGGCCGGCACGTTCGTCACCACGCTCGGCGTCCTGGCGACGGCCCACGTCGTCTACGACGCGTACATGCCGGTCATGCTGGCCGTCATGGAAATCCCCGGCTGCCTCGTGGCCCTGTACCTCGTCGCCCGGCTGCGGCACTCGGGTATGGACCCGCTCGGCAACATGCCCGAGGAGGCCGGCTACGAGCCCAATGCCCGGCCGATCAAGCATGTGGTTGACACGGGACACGGCGAAGGCGGCGGCCACGATGTCGAGAGTCGTCCCGAGGAAGAAATGTCGCTCGAGAAAATGGAGCACCCCGACGCCAACGGCGGGCACCCGAACAAGAAGACCCCGATCTTCACCGGCAAACTGCTCCACGAGGTGTTCCTCAACACCGGGTTGTACCTCCTCTTCGGCGGCATCGTCATCGGCCTGATCAGCGGCATCCAGGGCCCCGAAGTGACGCGCGCCGACGACAGCTTCTTCGTCACCCTCTTCCAGGGCATCCTCTGCCTCTTCCTGCTCGAAATGGGCATGACGGCCAGCCGCAAGCTGAAGGACCTGAAGACCGCCGGATGGGCCTTCGTGGCCTACGGCATCCTCGCGCCCAACCTGTTCGCGACCATCGGCATCCTCGTCGCCCACACCTACGCCTGGGCGACCGGCACCCACTTCGAGCCCGGCACCTACGTTCTCTTCGCCGTGCTTTGCGGGTCGTCGTCGTACATCGCGGTGCCCGCCGTGCAGCGGTTGGCCATCCCCGAAGCGAGCCCGACGTTGCCCCTGGCCGCCTCGCTCGGTCTGACTTTCTCGTATAACGTCACCATCGGCATCCCGGTCTACATGGAGATCGCCAAGGCCGTGACGAGAAGCTTCCCACTCGCCTGA
- a CDS encoding Gfo/Idh/MocA family protein yields the protein MSQGSLRIGIVGAGQVTRTRHIPGFQAIPGVELVAVCNSRRETTVRVAREFGIPKPYGNWEELVHDPEIDAVVIGAWPYLHCPLTLAALDAGKHVLTQARMAMNAREAQRMLDRSREAAGQVAMIVPSPYGLTGESFVRSLIADGYLGTLREMHVDSLNGDLADPDTPMSWRQKTRFSGFNMLTVGIVYETVLRWIAPASRVLAYASKAIGERFDPVSGKTTRVGTPDSVQVLTTQQDGSQGVYRFSGVLWHERSMSVAMYGADGTLIYDLLRDEIRGARRGEALHRLPIPDELRGGWNVEADFVASIRGERPVTHTDFETGVHYMQFTEAVARSSRHQTPVTLPLQEFSNPSL from the coding sequence ATGTCGCAGGGAAGCTTGCGAATTGGAATCGTGGGCGCGGGGCAGGTGACGCGGACGCGGCACATCCCCGGGTTCCAGGCGATTCCCGGGGTCGAATTGGTCGCCGTGTGCAACAGTCGACGCGAGACGACGGTCCGCGTCGCCCGCGAGTTCGGCATTCCCAAGCCGTACGGCAACTGGGAAGAACTCGTGCACGATCCGGAGATCGACGCGGTCGTCATCGGCGCGTGGCCGTACCTTCACTGCCCTTTGACCCTCGCCGCCCTCGACGCCGGCAAGCACGTCCTGACCCAGGCGCGGATGGCGATGAACGCGCGCGAAGCCCAGCGCATGCTCGATCGTTCGCGCGAGGCCGCCGGCCAGGTCGCCATGATCGTTCCCAGCCCGTACGGCCTGACCGGCGAATCGTTCGTGCGCTCGTTGATCGCCGACGGCTACCTCGGCACGCTCCGCGAAATGCACGTCGACAGTCTCAACGGCGACCTCGCCGACCCCGACACGCCGATGTCCTGGCGCCAGAAGACGCGGTTTTCGGGCTTTAACATGCTGACCGTGGGGATAGTCTACGAGACGGTCCTGCGCTGGATCGCGCCGGCGAGCCGGGTGCTGGCGTACGCGTCCAAGGCGATCGGCGAGCGGTTCGACCCCGTGAGCGGCAAAACCACGCGCGTGGGGACTCCCGACAGCGTCCAGGTGCTGACGACGCAGCAAGACGGCTCGCAGGGCGTCTACCGCTTCAGCGGGGTCCTCTGGCACGAGCGGTCGATGTCGGTCGCCATGTACGGCGCGGACGGGACGCTGATCTACGACTTGCTCCGCGACGAGATCCGGGGCGCGAGGCGCGGCGAGGCCCTGCACCGCCTTCCGATCCCGGACGAACTCCGGGGAGGCTGGAACGTCGAGGCCGATTTCGTGGCGTCGATCCGCGGCGAACGTCCCGTGACCCACACCGATTTCGAGACCGGCGTTCATTACATGCAGTTCACCGAAGCCGTCGCCCGCAGCTCGCGCCATCAAACTCCGGTCACCCTGCCGCTTCAGGAATTCTCCAATCCCAGCTTGTGA
- a CDS encoding DUF4082 domain-containing protein translates to MLSNFFVSPTGSDTGAGTAAAPWKTLQHAADTVQAGDVVDVKAGSYAGFIMGWNGPQSGTAAAPITFKAEPGATINARNSKTPDAIDLENVSYITITGFTIAPAPSEGNWRTGVRAAGGGTGVVISNNTIQLRSIDQCGVMTSFTTDLLVQGNTTSGGWDTGIYVANSAVRPVVVGNTISNVLGNGILLNGDVSNGGVGVIPNAVVQNNVIHDVGMGGSLAKYGAGSAIDLGGVQNSVISNNLIYNAHAKGITLAQLQASQSSTNNLVINNTVMVAADGQGALRLADASTGNTILNNVLYSANVNGTLTGSAASLTGLTMDYNAVSSNFSVNDGDSFLSLAAWQSQYKQDVHSFLLDPAKAFVNTTLNDYHPSATSPLIDVGTSQKAPTTDLDGKPRPSGKGVDIGAYELQSGPDTTPPTVSSTTPAANAINVGLSTSVTATFSEAVQSGTISFVLRDAANNIVPTTLTYDAGSKTATLKPTSPLAQTTTYTVTISGVKDTAGNTMVGTSTWSFTTDVPSSTTSSALWDTSVQPTVASDPDTSAVELGVKFSSNAAGSITGIRFYKGSGNTGTHVGHLWSSTGQLLATATFTGETASGWQQVNFSTPVAIAANTVYVVSYLAPGGRYAADGGYFASAYTSGPLSVPANGGVYKYGSAGGFPSQSWNATNYWVTPVFSTGTTTAPPVVDTTPPTVSSTTPAANATGVATSTSVTATFSEAVQSGTISFVLRDAAKNIVPTTLTYDAGSKTATLKPTSLLASSAVYTVTVSGVKDTAGNTMVGSSTWSFTTVAAPATSSALWSTSTQPTVASDPDTSAVELGVKFSSNAAGSITGIRFYKGSGNTGTHVGHLWSSTGQLLATATFTGETASGWQQVNFSTPVAIAANTVYVVSYLAPGGRYAADGGYFASAYTSGPLSVPANGGVYKYGSAGGFPTQTWNASNYWVTPVFAAKTSSNATASTTPAVATSAIAPLNVIATSATVLSSSTTPTSVTTPSPAGVDQVFADDGGLDFSRIGGIRRKNKWA, encoded by the coding sequence GTGCTGAGCAACTTCTTCGTCTCCCCGACGGGGAGCGATACGGGCGCCGGCACGGCCGCCGCCCCGTGGAAGACGCTCCAGCACGCTGCCGACACCGTCCAGGCCGGCGACGTGGTCGACGTTAAAGCCGGCTCTTACGCCGGCTTCATCATGGGCTGGAACGGCCCCCAGAGCGGGACCGCCGCCGCTCCCATCACCTTCAAGGCCGAGCCCGGCGCGACCATCAATGCGCGGAACAGCAAGACGCCCGATGCGATCGACCTCGAAAATGTGAGCTACATCACCATCACCGGTTTCACCATCGCCCCGGCTCCTAGCGAGGGCAACTGGAGAACTGGAGTCCGCGCCGCCGGCGGCGGCACCGGCGTCGTGATCAGCAACAACACCATCCAGCTTCGTTCGATTGACCAGTGCGGCGTCATGACCAGCTTCACCACGGACCTGCTGGTTCAGGGCAACACGACCTCTGGGGGCTGGGACACCGGCATCTACGTCGCCAACAGCGCCGTCCGCCCGGTGGTCGTGGGCAATACGATCTCCAACGTTCTGGGCAACGGCATCCTCCTCAACGGCGACGTCAGCAACGGCGGCGTCGGCGTCATCCCGAACGCCGTGGTCCAGAACAACGTCATCCATGACGTCGGGATGGGGGGCTCGCTCGCCAAATATGGAGCGGGCTCGGCGATCGACCTTGGCGGCGTGCAGAATTCGGTCATCAGCAACAACCTGATCTACAACGCCCACGCCAAGGGGATCACCCTGGCTCAGCTCCAGGCTTCCCAGAGCTCCACGAATAATCTCGTGATCAACAACACGGTCATGGTCGCGGCCGACGGCCAAGGGGCCTTGCGGCTCGCCGATGCGAGCACCGGCAACACGATCCTCAACAACGTCTTGTATTCCGCGAACGTCAACGGCACGCTCACCGGCTCCGCCGCCAGCCTGACCGGGCTGACCATGGATTACAACGCGGTCTCCTCGAATTTCTCCGTCAACGACGGCGACTCATTCCTGTCACTGGCCGCCTGGCAAAGCCAGTACAAGCAGGATGTTCACTCGTTCTTGCTCGATCCGGCCAAGGCATTCGTCAATACGACGCTCAACGACTACCATCCTTCCGCCACCAGTCCGCTGATCGACGTGGGCACCTCGCAGAAAGCGCCTACGACCGACCTGGACGGAAAACCACGACCCAGCGGAAAAGGCGTTGACATCGGCGCCTACGAACTTCAATCAGGCCCCGATACGACGCCCCCAACGGTTTCGTCGACGACGCCGGCCGCGAACGCCATCAACGTGGGCCTTTCCACAAGCGTGACGGCCACCTTCAGCGAGGCGGTCCAGTCGGGGACCATCAGCTTCGTGCTCAGGGACGCCGCCAACAACATCGTGCCGACGACGCTCACCTACGACGCCGGCAGCAAGACGGCGACGCTCAAGCCCACGTCGCCACTGGCCCAGACGACGACCTATACGGTCACGATCAGCGGCGTCAAGGACACCGCCGGCAACACCATGGTCGGAACCTCCACCTGGTCGTTCACCACCGATGTTCCTTCTTCAACGACGTCGTCCGCCCTCTGGGACACCTCGGTCCAGCCGACCGTGGCGTCGGATCCGGACACGAGCGCCGTCGAGTTGGGGGTGAAGTTCAGCTCCAACGCGGCCGGCTCGATCACCGGCATCCGGTTCTACAAGGGGAGCGGCAACACCGGCACCCACGTCGGCCATCTCTGGAGCAGCACCGGCCAGCTCCTGGCCACGGCGACTTTCACGGGGGAGACGGCCTCGGGGTGGCAGCAGGTGAACTTCTCCACGCCGGTGGCGATCGCCGCCAACACCGTCTACGTGGTCTCTTACCTCGCTCCGGGAGGACGCTACGCGGCGGACGGCGGTTACTTCGCCTCGGCTTACACGAGCGGCCCGCTCAGCGTGCCGGCCAACGGCGGCGTGTACAAGTACGGCTCGGCGGGAGGCTTCCCGTCGCAGAGCTGGAACGCGACCAATTACTGGGTCACTCCCGTGTTTTCCACTGGCACGACGACCGCACCGCCTGTCGTCGACACGACGCCTCCGACGGTTTCGTCGACGACGCCGGCCGCGAACGCCACCGGCGTGGCCACTTCTACCAGCGTGACGGCCACCTTCAGCGAGGCGGTCCAGTCGGGGACCATCAGCTTCGTGCTTAGGGACGCCGCCAAGAACATCGTGCCGACGACGCTCACCTACGACGCCGGCAGCAAGACGGCGACGCTCAAGCCCACGTCGTTGTTGGCCTCGTCGGCGGTTTACACCGTCACCGTCAGCGGGGTCAAGGACACCGCCGGCAACACCATGGTCGGGTCCTCCACCTGGTCGTTCACCACCGTCGCTGCTCCCGCGACGTCGTCCGCCCTCTGGAGCACCTCGACCCAGCCGACCGTGGCGTCGGATCCGGACACGAGCGCCGTCGAGTTGGGGGTGAAGTTCAGCTCCAACGCGGCCGGCTCGATCACCGGCATCCGGTTCTACAAGGGGAGCGGCAACACCGGCACCCACGTCGGCCATCTCTGGAGCAGCACCGGCCAGCTCCTGGCCACGGCGACTTTCACGGGGGAGACGGCCTCGGGGTGGCAGCAGGTGAACTTCTCCACGCCGGTGGCGATCGCCGCCAACACCGTCTACGTGGTCTCTTACCTCGCTCCGGGAGGACGCTACGCGGCGGACGGCGGTTACTTCGCCTCGGCTTACACGAGCGGCCCGCTCAGCGTGCCGGCCAACGGCGGCGTGTACAAGTACGGCTCGGCGGGAGGCTTCCCGACGCAGACCTGGAACGCGTCCAATTACTGGGTGACTCCCGTGTTTGCCGCCAAAACGTCTTCCAATGCGACCGCCTCGACGACCCCGGCTGTCGCGACCAGCGCGATCGCGCCATTGAACGTCATCGCGACGTCGGCGACAGTTCTATCTTCGTCAACAACTCCGACCAGCGTGACGACTCCTTCTCCGGCAGGCGTGGATCAGGTTTTCGCTGATGACGGCGGACTTGATTTCTCACGGATCGGGGGAATTCGTCGCAAGAACAAGTGGGCCTGA